The Salegentibacter mishustinae genome includes a window with the following:
- a CDS encoding FeoA family protein encodes MKRTLADLKRGERGIIKEFSEENIPLKLLEMGCLPGNEVEMLQMAPFRDPMYLNINGSHLAIRREIALLIEIDLIS; translated from the coding sequence GTGAAACGAACTCTGGCCGACTTAAAACGTGGTGAACGCGGAATTATCAAGGAATTTTCAGAAGAAAATATTCCGCTAAAATTACTCGAAATGGGTTGTTTGCCGGGCAATGAAGTGGAAATGCTACAAATGGCTCCTTTTAGAGACCCTATGTATTTAAACATTAACGGCAGCCACCTGGCCATTAGAAGAGAGATCGCTTTACTTATAGAAATTGACCTTATAAGCTAA
- a CDS encoding SCO family protein, with amino-acid sequence MRNLFSWLKKFAIVLFILSVIIIYSIYSLLKPEETLPVYQPDMVNAELVDSTVRYVRKYHTVKDFELINQNGDTITQDYYKDKIYVADFFFTTCLTICPVMTDHMLKIQEKIKDDPEVLLLSHTVFPKTDSVPVLKAYAEEKGVMDKKWNLVTGDKKHIYELARKSYLASKSNGDGGPYDMIHTENFVLVDKEKRIRGFYDGTDAEAIENLMHDIKVLKREYR; translated from the coding sequence ATGCGTAATCTCTTTTCCTGGCTAAAGAAATTTGCCATTGTACTGTTTATACTCTCAGTAATTATTATTTATAGTATTTACTCTCTGCTAAAACCCGAAGAAACTCTCCCCGTTTATCAACCAGATATGGTAAATGCCGAGCTTGTAGATTCTACGGTGCGCTATGTTAGAAAATACCACACCGTAAAAGACTTTGAACTTATTAACCAGAATGGCGATACCATTACCCAGGATTATTATAAGGATAAAATTTATGTAGCCGATTTCTTTTTCACCACCTGCCTCACCATTTGCCCGGTAATGACTGATCATATGCTGAAAATTCAGGAGAAAATTAAAGACGATCCTGAAGTCTTATTACTTTCTCATACAGTCTTCCCAAAAACCGATTCTGTACCGGTTTTAAAAGCTTATGCCGAAGAAAAAGGTGTAATGGACAAAAAATGGAATCTAGTTACAGGTGATAAAAAACATATTTATGAGCTGGCTCGAAAATCTTACCTCGCTTCAAAAAGCAATGGTGATGGCGGACCGTACGATATGATTCATACCGAGAATTTTGTACTCGTAGATAAAGAAAAAAGAATTCGAGGTTTTTATGATGGTACCGATGCCGAAGCCATAGAAAACCTAATGCACGATATCAAGGTTTTAAAACGGGAATATCGTTAA
- the rseP gene encoding RIP metalloprotease RseP, translating into MDPFIVKAIQLLLSLSLLIVLHELGHFIPAKLFKTRVEKFFLFFDVKFALFKKKIGGTEYGIGWLPLGGYVKISGMIDESMDKEQMAKPPEPWEFRSKPAWQRLIIMLGGVTVNLVLGFLIYMMIMFVWGKNYVGPDEMPKGFAIAEEFKQYGFEDGDRVLQLNGEDLQNSTDVNRYLFMRDVNSITVLHQNGEEETIEVPENIGEQMWEKGVMLPFIPIQNPVIEEVTADKAAEIAGLQKGDSIISVNEQEIGYWHEIGKITKENKEKEIELVFKRDNDIKSIMITPDEEGMLGFSIKSNYEIKQQKYGFVESIKQGFDYGYWTLHDYVAQFKYVFTQKGATQLGGFGAIGGMFPDTWDWKGFWHTTALISIILAFMNILPIPALDGGHVMFLLYEMVTGRKPNDKFMEIAQMVGFFILIALVLYANGNDVYRWLFE; encoded by the coding sequence ATGGATCCATTTATAGTTAAAGCCATACAGTTACTGTTAAGCTTGTCTTTATTAATAGTCTTACACGAACTTGGGCATTTTATTCCCGCTAAATTATTTAAAACCAGAGTAGAGAAATTCTTTTTGTTCTTCGACGTGAAATTCGCGCTTTTTAAGAAGAAGATCGGCGGAACAGAATATGGTATTGGATGGCTGCCTTTGGGTGGTTATGTGAAAATATCGGGAATGATAGATGAAAGTATGGATAAGGAGCAAATGGCAAAACCGCCAGAGCCCTGGGAATTTAGAAGTAAACCGGCGTGGCAACGACTTATTATTATGCTTGGTGGGGTTACGGTAAACCTTGTGCTTGGTTTCCTTATTTATATGATGATCATGTTTGTTTGGGGTAAAAACTACGTAGGTCCAGATGAAATGCCTAAAGGTTTTGCAATTGCCGAAGAATTTAAACAATACGGTTTTGAGGATGGTGACCGTGTTTTGCAACTAAACGGAGAAGATTTGCAGAATAGTACCGATGTAAATAGGTATTTATTTATGCGAGATGTAAACAGCATAACTGTTTTGCATCAAAATGGCGAAGAAGAGACTATTGAAGTTCCTGAAAATATTGGAGAACAAATGTGGGAAAAAGGCGTAATGTTACCTTTTATTCCTATTCAAAATCCGGTTATAGAGGAAGTTACCGCCGATAAAGCTGCCGAAATTGCTGGCCTGCAAAAAGGAGATAGTATTATTTCTGTAAACGAGCAGGAGATTGGTTATTGGCACGAAATAGGTAAAATCACCAAAGAAAATAAGGAAAAAGAAATAGAGCTGGTTTTTAAGAGAGATAATGATATTAAAAGCATTATGATCACGCCAGATGAAGAAGGAATGCTTGGGTTTAGTATAAAATCTAACTATGAAATAAAGCAGCAAAAATATGGTTTTGTAGAAAGTATAAAACAAGGTTTTGATTATGGTTACTGGACACTACACGATTATGTGGCTCAGTTTAAATATGTTTTTACACAAAAAGGCGCTACACAGTTAGGCGGATTTGGAGCCATTGGCGGGATGTTTCCCGATACCTGGGATTGGAAAGGTTTTTGGCATACTACAGCACTTATTTCTATAATCCTGGCCTTTATGAATATTTTACCTATCCCGGCTTTAGATGGTGGGCACGTGATGTTCCTGCTTTATGAAATGGTAACCGGAAGAAAACCTAACGATAAATTTATGGAAATTGCCCAAATGGTTGGCTTTTTCATCTTAATTGCCCTGGTGCTTTATGCCAATGGGAATGACGTATATCGCTGGTTATTTGAATGA